From the genome of Pseudomonas sp. TMP9, one region includes:
- a CDS encoding protein phosphatase 2C domain-containing protein produces the protein MEPTLIYAGLSVPGRVREHNEDALLCCPQLSLWAIADGMGGHQCGEVASALALQALEASCAHGLDLVEAVHAANREIIAVANTNEQRGMGTTLVAVRVDNTEFSIAWVGDSRAYRVSVGHIERLTHDHSWVQTMIDAGQMSAEAARSHPQRNVILQCLGRDDQPLQVGVQHGSLGEHELLLLCSDGLTGELDDAHIQQLCSHAQTLDELVSQLLAQANEMGGKDNISCIVLGRGAPAPSVEAKPRGLLSRLFTSRKP, from the coding sequence ATGGAACCCACGTTGATCTATGCCGGCCTCAGCGTGCCTGGGCGGGTGCGTGAGCACAATGAAGATGCCTTGTTGTGCTGCCCGCAGTTAAGCCTCTGGGCCATTGCCGATGGCATGGGCGGTCATCAATGCGGCGAAGTGGCCAGTGCTTTGGCGTTGCAGGCGCTTGAGGCTAGCTGTGCCCATGGACTGGACTTGGTCGAGGCTGTGCATGCGGCCAATCGTGAAATTATCGCGGTAGCCAACACCAATGAGCAGCGCGGCATGGGCACCACGTTGGTGGCGGTGCGCGTTGATAACACGGAGTTCAGCATCGCTTGGGTTGGTGACAGCCGCGCCTACCGCGTCAGTGTCGGGCATATCGAACGGCTAACCCACGATCACAGTTGGGTGCAGACGATGATCGATGCCGGGCAGATGAGTGCTGAAGCGGCGCGCAGTCATCCACAACGTAATGTCATCTTGCAGTGCTTGGGGCGTGATGATCAGCCGTTGCAGGTGGGTGTGCAGCATGGATCGCTTGGCGAGCATGAACTGTTATTACTCTGCAGTGACGGCCTCACCGGCGAGCTAGACGATGCGCACATCCAGCAATTGTGCAGCCACGCGCAAACCCTCGATGAGCTGGTCAGCCAGCTGTTGGCGCAGGCTAACGAAATGGGTGGCAAAGATAATATCTCCTGTATCGTGCTTGGCCGTGGTGCGCCCGCGCCCAGTGTTGAAGCCAAGCCGCGTGGTTTACTCAGCCGCCTGTTTACCTCCCGCAAGCCCTAA
- a CDS encoding GNAT family N-acetyltransferase produces the protein MHYRQLPSSCKPLVEAFYRSQRSDMRAKGSDQLWVAEDRAITAALCLHTIADGYWLTGLLVDAAKRRQGVARQLIETALADCTSTVWLFCDPTLNDFYLRQGFTPCSNLPRPLAERLARYQRRKPLSAFSRGPFIAGSVPPGA, from the coding sequence ATGCATTACCGTCAACTCCCCAGCTCATGCAAACCCCTTGTTGAGGCGTTTTACCGCAGCCAACGCTCAGATATGCGCGCCAAGGGCAGCGACCAACTGTGGGTGGCTGAGGACAGAGCCATCACCGCCGCGCTGTGCCTGCACACTATCGCCGACGGTTATTGGCTGACCGGCCTACTGGTGGACGCGGCAAAACGCCGCCAAGGTGTGGCCCGGCAGTTGATCGAAACGGCCCTCGCCGATTGCACTTCAACCGTTTGGCTGTTTTGTGACCCAACACTGAACGACTTTTACCTACGCCAAGGCTTTACCCCCTGCAGCAATTTACCTCGGCCATTGGCTGAGCGGCTGGCGCGTTATCAGCGCCGTAAACCTTTATCGGCTTTTTCGCGAGGCCCTTTTATCGCTGGCTCAGTGCCTCCTGGTGCTTGA
- a CDS encoding GGDEF domain-containing protein, translating into MANFMRISRLISRLRNDFQLSIITLMGFFGVMGITPYAVYRLATGNYLVGAVDALIVISTITAVFYAWRTGDTVKPGIYLAVIFSAGATLVAINLNVNGLFWVYPVILFNFFMVPPRLALLSTVLVLTTLAGYGQLKPGSVFESDYQMVSFLVTGMMASTLSFVFAYRTNNQRDQLQLLAIHDPLTGARNRRAMNEELKIAVSLKNRHGNNYGALVMDLDHFKRVNDNYGHKAGDQVLVDFVELIKNASRREDRLFRFGGEEFLLLLPNTERVGLQTAAGNLHQHINQHLRGPGGAVTMSVGGAILRSGEHWEEMLQRADQRLYRAKSAGRNCIVLNDNCETAGVTPSA; encoded by the coding sequence ATGGCTAACTTTATGCGGATATCGCGGTTAATCAGTCGCCTGCGTAACGATTTCCAGCTGTCCATCATTACCCTGATGGGCTTTTTCGGCGTGATGGGTATAACCCCCTACGCGGTATACCGGCTAGCCACCGGTAACTACCTAGTCGGCGCCGTTGACGCACTCATTGTTATCTCCACCATCACCGCAGTGTTTTACGCCTGGCGCACAGGGGATACGGTTAAACCAGGCATTTACCTGGCTGTGATTTTTTCTGCGGGCGCGACGCTGGTCGCCATTAACCTTAACGTCAACGGCCTGTTCTGGGTCTACCCAGTCATTCTTTTCAACTTTTTCATGGTGCCGCCCCGTCTGGCGTTGCTGTCCACTGTCTTGGTACTCACAACGCTGGCCGGTTATGGCCAACTAAAGCCCGGCTCGGTGTTTGAAAGCGACTATCAGATGGTTTCATTTTTGGTCACCGGAATGATGGCCAGCACCCTCAGCTTCGTTTTCGCCTACCGCACTAACAACCAGCGCGACCAACTGCAACTGCTGGCTATTCATGACCCACTGACCGGCGCACGCAACCGCCGCGCGATGAATGAAGAGCTAAAAATTGCAGTCTCGCTCAAAAATCGTCACGGCAATAACTATGGCGCACTGGTTATGGACCTGGACCATTTCAAACGGGTTAACGACAATTACGGCCACAAAGCGGGCGATCAAGTGTTAGTGGACTTTGTCGAGCTGATCAAAAATGCCTCTCGCCGAGAGGACCGGCTGTTCCGCTTCGGCGGCGAAGAATTCCTCCTGCTCTTGCCCAATACCGAAAGAGTCGGCCTACAGACTGCAGCGGGAAACCTGCACCAACACATTAACCAGCACCTGCGGGGGCCGGGCGGCGCCGTGACCATGTCCGTCGGTGGCGCCATACTGCGTAGCGGTGAGCACTGGGAAGAGATGCTGCAACGTGCCGATCAACGTTTGTATCGCGCCAAGAGCGCGGGGCGTAACTGCATCGTACTCAACGACAACTGCGAAACCGCAGGCGTTACGCCGAGCGCCTAA
- the msrB gene encoding peptide-methionine (R)-S-oxide reductase MsrB: MKRRALLKAVALLPALPLLSHAPFSLAQALAISVTPLDKPHSAWRELLTSDAYAVLFEEDTEAPGSSPLNQEKREGTYACAACYLPLFASQDKYESGTGWPSFTQPIAGHMGQKRDFKLFFPRTEYHCARCGGHQGHVFDDGPKPRGERWCNNGVALRFIPVGEPLPELRS; this comes from the coding sequence ATGAAAAGACGCGCCCTGCTCAAGGCTGTAGCTTTGTTGCCAGCCCTGCCTCTACTCAGTCACGCCCCATTCAGCCTGGCGCAAGCCCTCGCCATCAGCGTGACGCCACTGGACAAACCGCACAGTGCGTGGCGTGAGCTGCTTACGTCGGATGCGTATGCCGTGCTATTTGAGGAAGACACTGAAGCCCCAGGCAGCAGCCCGCTGAATCAAGAAAAACGCGAGGGCACCTATGCCTGCGCCGCCTGCTACCTGCCACTGTTTGCCAGCCAAGATAAGTATGAAAGCGGTACCGGCTGGCCCAGCTTTACCCAACCGATTGCAGGCCACATGGGGCAAAAGCGCGACTTTAAGCTGTTCTTCCCGCGTACTGAATACCACTGCGCGCGTTGCGGTGGGCACCAGGGTCATGTCTTCGATGACGGCCCAAAACCGCGTGGCGAGCGCTGGTGCAATAATGGTGTGGCGTTGCGCTTTATCCCTGTAGGCGAACCTTTACCTGAGTTGCGGAGTTGA
- the msrA gene encoding peptide-methionine (S)-S-oxide reductase MsrA: protein MTATTTLSSRLLASSVLILAGLLAACEPTAAQATKPQPQAQASTQTVENPGVAIFAGGCFWCTESDFDKVPGVIETTSGYIGGHVDNPTYEQVSAGTSGHIEAVRVRFDPSKTSYAQLLEAFWPTIDPVTANAQFCDRGPQYRSAIFFSNAAEQQQAEASKDALQKSARLPAPVVTELLAASTFYPAEDYHQDYYLRNPLRYTYYRNGCGRDQRLEQLWGKKP, encoded by the coding sequence ATGACGGCGACCACCACGTTGAGCAGTCGCCTGTTGGCCAGCTCAGTGCTAATCCTTGCGGGCCTATTGGCCGCTTGTGAACCGACAGCGGCGCAAGCAACCAAGCCACAACCCCAAGCACAAGCCAGCACACAGACGGTTGAGAACCCCGGCGTTGCGATCTTTGCAGGCGGCTGCTTTTGGTGCACAGAGTCAGACTTTGACAAGGTACCTGGGGTGATTGAAACCACCTCCGGCTACATTGGAGGGCATGTCGACAACCCTACCTATGAGCAAGTTTCCGCCGGCACCAGCGGCCATATTGAAGCGGTGCGTGTGCGCTTCGACCCCAGTAAAACCAGCTACGCGCAACTGCTAGAAGCCTTCTGGCCAACCATTGACCCGGTGACGGCTAACGCCCAGTTCTGCGACCGCGGGCCGCAGTATCGCAGCGCGATCTTCTTCAGCAATGCAGCAGAACAGCAGCAAGCTGAAGCCTCCAAGGACGCACTGCAGAAATCCGCCCGCCTGCCCGCGCCAGTGGTCACAGAACTTCTCGCCGCCAGCACCTTTTATCCGGCTGAGGACTACCACCAGGACTATTACCTGCGTAATCCACTGCGCTACACCTACTACCGCAATGGCTGCGGCCGCGACCAACGTTTAGAGCAGCTCTGGGGCAAAAAGCCCTAG
- a CDS encoding abscisic acid-deficient protein Aba4 family protein, whose translation MAPLKPLFKLTSLLALSGWLMLVCLPFWPYTDELVLALSVVLLAIVYSWLLFVAMRQRPEPGSGKPGFFSLGGVLSLLRQPTAALAAWIHILAFDLVVGLYIRHEGAIAGISHWALLPCYVLTLMFGPLGLLAFLALRWGLALAA comes from the coding sequence ATGGCCCCGTTGAAACCCCTGTTCAAACTGACGTCGTTGCTGGCGCTGAGCGGCTGGCTAATGCTGGTCTGCTTGCCATTTTGGCCATATACCGATGAACTGGTATTGGCTCTCAGCGTGGTGCTGCTGGCCATCGTCTATAGCTGGCTGTTATTTGTCGCCATGCGCCAGCGCCCCGAACCCGGCAGCGGCAAGCCAGGCTTCTTCAGTTTGGGCGGGGTGCTTTCATTGCTGCGCCAACCCACCGCCGCGTTAGCCGCATGGATACATATCCTGGCTTTCGATCTGGTGGTGGGGCTGTATATCCGCCACGAAGGCGCTATCGCGGGCATCAGTCACTGGGCACTGCTGCCTTGCTATGTGCTAACCCTGATGTTCGGACCGCTAGGCTTGCTGGCCTTTTTAGCGCTGCGCTGGGGCTTGGCTCTAGCCGCCTGA
- a CDS encoding thermonuclease family protein, giving the protein MIIRTFLLLLVSLPSWAVADSLTCRVVTVSEGDTFTCLTTDNARLRVRLAEIDAPERKQPYGAEARQALAELVLEKQVVLQVHEVDRYRRTLARVYVGNLDVNYVLVEQGAAWAYTQQLKDEKLNDAQTLARNMGKGLWRLPAEAIVAPWEWRYAGRISAPQKTKPSRPASFSQFAEP; this is encoded by the coding sequence ATGATTATCCGCACCTTTTTATTACTGCTTGTCAGCCTGCCAAGCTGGGCCGTTGCTGACTCACTCACCTGCAGAGTGGTCACTGTCAGCGAAGGGGACACCTTCACCTGCCTGACGACTGACAACGCACGACTGCGCGTTCGCCTTGCAGAAATCGACGCTCCCGAGCGTAAACAGCCTTATGGCGCCGAAGCCAGACAAGCACTCGCCGAACTGGTGCTTGAAAAGCAGGTAGTGCTGCAGGTACACGAGGTGGATCGCTACCGTCGCACGCTGGCGCGCGTCTATGTCGGCAACCTTGATGTGAATTATGTTTTAGTCGAACAAGGCGCCGCCTGGGCCTATACCCAGCAACTGAAGGACGAAAAACTGAACGATGCGCAAACACTTGCCAGAAATATGGGCAAAGGTCTGTGGCGGCTACCCGCTGAAGCTATCGTGGCGCCTTGGGAATGGCGCTACGCCGGCAGAATTTCTGCGCCGCAAAAAACCAAACCGAGCCGACCTGCATCATTTTCACAGTTTGCTGAGCCGTAA
- a CDS encoding S1-like domain-containing RNA-binding protein produces the protein MAVIGRMNSLQVLKHTDFGLYLDGGAEGEILLPKRYIPSDTPSEVEDWLNVFIYLDSEDKLIATTETPKVQVGGFASLKVVDINRVGLFLNWGLPKDLLLPHSEEKRPLQVGDYCVVHVFLDKRSKRITATARLDRYLDNVPANYTEGEAVDLLVAEATDMGFKAIINGKHWGLIHKNELFKFLRSGMQEKGFIKEVRADGKISLSLQPVGQEAASSLGEQILAKLREHDGVLKVNDKSSPEEIAGLFRVSKGNFKKAIGGLYKQGRIVILEDRIELPSN, from the coding sequence ATGGCTGTAATTGGACGAATGAATAGTTTGCAGGTCTTGAAGCATACCGACTTCGGCTTGTACTTGGATGGCGGCGCGGAGGGCGAAATTCTATTGCCCAAACGCTATATCCCAAGCGATACCCCAAGTGAAGTGGAAGACTGGTTGAACGTCTTTATTTACTTGGACAGTGAAGACAAATTGATTGCCACCACTGAAACGCCAAAAGTTCAGGTGGGTGGTTTTGCCAGTTTGAAGGTCGTGGATATAAACCGCGTGGGCTTGTTCCTTAATTGGGGTTTGCCGAAAGATTTATTGCTGCCGCACTCCGAAGAAAAACGTCCGCTGCAAGTGGGTGATTATTGTGTGGTGCACGTGTTCCTCGACAAACGCAGCAAGCGTATTACCGCCACCGCCCGCCTGGACCGTTATTTGGACAATGTGCCAGCTAATTACACCGAGGGTGAGGCCGTTGACCTGCTGGTGGCAGAGGCGACCGATATGGGCTTCAAGGCCATCATCAACGGCAAGCATTGGGGCCTGATCCATAAAAATGAGCTGTTCAAGTTTCTGCGCAGCGGCATGCAGGAAAAAGGCTTTATCAAAGAAGTGCGTGCCGACGGCAAAATTAGCCTGAGCCTGCAGCCGGTTGGCCAAGAAGCCGCCAGCAGTTTGGGTGAGCAGATCCTGGCCAAGCTGCGCGAGCACGATGGCGTACTTAAGGTGAATGACAAAAGCTCACCTGAAGAAATTGCCGGGCTGTTTCGGGTCAGCAAAGGCAACTTCAAGAAAGCCATCGGCGGTTTATACAAGCAGGGTCGTATCGTGATCCTCGAAGACCGTATCGAACTGCCCAGCAACTGA
- a CDS encoding LTA synthase family protein, whose translation MRITRDWLRHPSSTLLALGLLLLILPLLSRYLLGWSHAYGYLSDLAIGSLLLVVLHQRSWWLSAPLLLVWGIFTLSTAELVNAVGRMPEPGDLQFLSDAQFVSHSTQGGGLSQPLLGLAMTVLAALYLGLHAWQRPRRSAPLARAWLLLPLSLFAVHSVGQQFKPSEADQWLQFNLPHKLLAESTSSGQQHLADWLAGDEPSSPPDISGLNQLDLNGTPLLKQAGSARNVLIITLEGVTGAYLQASRQAIGSRYDEDPMPRLSQWAERGMLTTDYVLHGHQTIRGLYAMLCGDYNKLDSGTPKGVELLNNPARSEQCLPAQLRERGLSTHFLQGAGLRFMAKDQIMPQMGFDKTHGRDWFTNKPYIEFPWGMDDKAYFEGALGYVKQLRSKRQPWMLTLLTVGTHQPYSAPQDYLDRHPNAKLAAIAYLDDAVADFLTALEKQGVMKDTLVIVTSDESHGLENVRLASAWGFNLLLAPEQAQLPALKKGVYGHVDLTASVLDYFAFPVPSTIAGRSLLRDYASGREIISYTNGLLRQHDGKGTLTECDFQSVCRRYASPGFIADTARYLGRFTGQPARLVGQRASLLDQSLSSGEAEQRYQFASKRPIKLKPSTSDDWADNLVGAQYLTLGEDTQTTVTLKIRALSMDKRGATLQLKTKEYDRNVDLPIPALPLLTRDKPVEISFTFDNPAARKAFSFHLLGQGQGAIEIVDFSVSSTPLPTEAKLLATQETLDEIVPMP comes from the coding sequence GTGCGCATTACCCGCGATTGGCTGCGACATCCCTCCAGCACCCTGCTCGCCCTTGGTTTGCTGCTATTGATTTTGCCGTTACTCAGCCGCTACCTACTGGGCTGGTCACACGCCTACGGCTATCTGTCTGATCTGGCAATTGGCAGCCTGCTGCTGGTTGTCCTGCATCAACGCTCTTGGTGGTTGAGTGCGCCCCTCCTCTTGGTGTGGGGCATCTTTACCTTGAGTACCGCAGAACTGGTCAATGCTGTGGGGCGCATGCCCGAGCCCGGCGATTTACAGTTCTTGAGTGACGCCCAGTTCGTCAGCCATTCAACCCAAGGCGGCGGTTTGAGTCAGCCCCTGCTGGGCCTGGCCATGACGGTTCTAGCTGCACTCTACCTGGGGCTGCACGCTTGGCAGAGGCCTCGGCGCAGCGCGCCTCTTGCGCGGGCTTGGCTGCTGCTGCCGCTGTCACTGTTTGCAGTGCACAGCGTCGGTCAGCAGTTTAAACCCAGCGAGGCAGACCAATGGCTGCAGTTCAATCTGCCGCATAAACTGCTGGCGGAAAGCACCAGCAGTGGCCAACAACACCTGGCCGACTGGCTGGCCGGGGATGAACCGAGCAGCCCACCTGATATCAGCGGCCTTAACCAACTCGACTTAAATGGCACGCCACTGCTCAAGCAGGCCGGCAGCGCCCGTAACGTACTGATCATTACCCTTGAAGGTGTCACCGGGGCGTACCTGCAAGCCAGTCGCCAAGCCATCGGCAGCCGCTACGACGAAGACCCGATGCCACGCCTGAGCCAGTGGGCCGAGCGCGGCATGCTCACCACCGATTATGTGCTGCACGGCCATCAGACCATTCGCGGGCTCTACGCCATGCTCTGTGGCGACTACAACAAACTCGACTCCGGCACGCCGAAGGGCGTCGAACTACTCAATAACCCCGCTCGCAGCGAGCAGTGCCTACCCGCGCAATTGCGTGAACGTGGCCTGAGCACCCACTTTCTGCAAGGTGCCGGGCTGCGCTTTATGGCCAAAGACCAAATCATGCCGCAGATGGGCTTTGACAAGACCCACGGCCGTGACTGGTTTACCAATAAGCCCTATATCGAATTCCCTTGGGGCATGGACGACAAGGCTTATTTCGAAGGGGCACTGGGCTACGTCAAGCAACTGCGCAGTAAGCGCCAACCGTGGATGCTGACCTTACTGACCGTAGGCACTCACCAGCCCTATTCAGCCCCACAGGACTACCTAGACCGGCACCCCAACGCCAAGCTGGCAGCCATTGCCTATTTGGATGACGCCGTCGCCGACTTCCTAACGGCGCTGGAAAAACAGGGCGTAATGAAAGACACCTTGGTGATCGTCACCTCGGATGAATCCCATGGGCTGGAAAACGTGCGCCTGGCTTCAGCTTGGGGCTTCAACCTGCTATTGGCGCCCGAGCAGGCGCAACTGCCAGCACTGAAAAAGGGGGTCTACGGCCATGTTGACCTGACCGCTTCGGTGCTTGACTACTTCGCCTTCCCCGTACCGAGCACCATTGCTGGACGATCGCTGCTGCGTGACTACGCCAGCGGCCGGGAGATTATCTCGTATACCAATGGCCTGCTGCGCCAACATGACGGCAAAGGCACGCTGACCGAATGCGACTTCCAGAGTGTTTGTCGGCGCTATGCCAGCCCCGGCTTTATCGCCGACACCGCGCGCTATTTAGGACGTTTTACCGGTCAGCCGGCGCGCCTAGTTGGCCAGCGCGCGAGCTTACTCGACCAATCATTGAGCAGTGGCGAGGCCGAACAGCGCTATCAGTTCGCCAGCAAGCGGCCGATCAAACTCAAACCCAGCACCAGTGATGACTGGGCGGATAATTTGGTGGGCGCGCAGTACCTGACCTTGGGCGAAGACACGCAGACTACTGTGACCCTGAAAATCCGCGCCCTGAGCATGGATAAGCGCGGAGCCACGCTGCAATTGAAGACCAAGGAATACGACCGCAACGTCGACTTGCCGATCCCCGCGCTGCCATTGTTGACCCGCGACAAACCGGTCGAGATCAGCTTTACCTTCGACAACCCAGCCGCGCGCAAAGCATTTTCTTTCCACCTACTTGGCCAAGGCCAGGGTGCCATCGAGATTGTTGATTTCAGCGTTAGCAGCACGCCGCTGCCGACCGAGGCAAAACTCCTGGCCACGCAGGAAACTCTCGACGAAATCGTTCCGATGCCATAA
- a CDS encoding transporter substrate-binding domain-containing protein, whose protein sequence is MKWLWVWCLLLCSVAVSAQSLRVGFGSHKPPYIFENEARGLEYDIVMAAAKRGGLEPVAYYAPMERLNRMLSKDQIDVMATTNESSGGAIYYSDTYIRYQNVAVALRSRNLDIQRISDLARYSVNAFQRARLLLGNEYQAMTEANPRYREEAFQIARNRMLYSGRVDVVVTDMRILRYFNREVYTQVDVTQALILYPIFAATDYKLGCRQQADCVRFNQGLAAIRLSGEYTAIERRYAMH, encoded by the coding sequence ATGAAGTGGTTGTGGGTCTGGTGTTTGTTGTTATGCAGCGTGGCGGTATCAGCGCAAAGCCTGCGGGTTGGTTTTGGTTCGCATAAGCCGCCCTATATCTTCGAGAATGAAGCCCGCGGGCTTGAGTACGACATCGTGATGGCTGCCGCTAAACGCGGCGGTTTGGAGCCGGTGGCGTATTACGCGCCCATGGAGCGCCTGAACCGGATGCTCAGTAAGGACCAAATTGACGTTATGGCCACCACCAATGAGAGCAGTGGCGGGGCCATTTATTATTCGGATACCTATATTCGCTACCAAAATGTCGCCGTGGCCTTGCGCTCGCGAAACCTGGATATCCAGCGCATCAGCGACCTGGCGCGCTACTCGGTAAACGCCTTTCAACGTGCGCGGTTACTGCTGGGTAACGAATATCAGGCCATGACTGAAGCGAACCCGCGTTACCGCGAAGAAGCCTTCCAGATTGCCCGTAATCGCATGCTCTATAGTGGTCGGGTGGATGTGGTGGTGACTGATATGCGCATCCTGCGTTACTTCAATCGCGAGGTGTATACGCAGGTTGATGTGACCCAGGCATTGATCCTGTATCCGATTTTTGCAGCCACCGATTACAAACTCGGTTGCCGCCAACAGGCCGATTGCGTGCGCTTCAATCAGGGCTTAGCGGCAATTCGCCTGAGCGGCGAGTACACGGCTATCGAGCGCCGTTACGCGATGCACTGA
- a CDS encoding zinc-dependent alcohol dehydrogenase family protein, which yields MLKAEYQHRGPQPHEVIAAVDLQLPEPAAGHVRIKVLAAPINPSDVLTLTGEYGMLPPLPAIGGNEGVGRVEALGAEVKNLKVGQMVLLPVGSGTWVSHLNAPANKLIPLPEADPQQLAMLTVNPPTASLLLSQFVELKAGEWVIQNAANSGVGSYLIQLAKLRGFKTINVVRRESAVAGVEAEGGDVVLVDGPDLAKRVRAATGGAAVRLGIDAVGGEATDHLAASLCDGGVLVNYGMMSRQPCQVSPSSFVFRDVSLRGFWLAKWFQNANQAEQMKVFGELVQLIASGKLHTRVAATYDVSEIKQAVAAAASGERDGKILIVPK from the coding sequence ATGCTTAAAGCTGAATATCAACATCGCGGCCCGCAACCTCACGAAGTGATTGCCGCCGTCGACCTGCAATTGCCCGAGCCGGCTGCAGGCCACGTTCGCATTAAAGTACTGGCCGCACCGATTAACCCCTCCGATGTACTGACCCTCACTGGCGAATACGGCATGTTGCCGCCGCTGCCAGCTATTGGCGGCAATGAAGGGGTTGGCCGTGTTGAGGCGCTGGGCGCTGAAGTCAAAAATCTGAAAGTCGGCCAAATGGTCCTACTGCCCGTAGGCAGCGGCACATGGGTCAGCCATTTGAATGCACCTGCCAACAAGCTCATCCCTCTGCCGGAAGCCGACCCACAGCAACTGGCGATGCTGACAGTCAACCCACCCACCGCCTCCCTGCTGCTCAGCCAATTCGTTGAGCTCAAGGCTGGCGAATGGGTGATCCAGAACGCGGCTAACTCAGGGGTGGGTAGCTACTTGATCCAACTGGCGAAACTGCGTGGCTTTAAGACCATCAACGTAGTGCGCCGTGAGTCAGCTGTTGCAGGCGTTGAAGCTGAAGGCGGTGATGTGGTGCTGGTCGATGGCCCGGATCTGGCCAAGCGCGTGCGCGCAGCCACGGGCGGCGCAGCTGTGCGCCTTGGCATTGATGCGGTGGGCGGTGAAGCCACCGACCATTTAGCGGCCAGCCTGTGCGACGGCGGCGTGTTGGTTAACTACGGCATGATGAGCCGCCAGCCATGCCAAGTATCGCCGTCTTCGTTCGTTTTCCGTGATGTCAGCTTGCGTGGTTTTTGGCTGGCCAAATGGTTCCAGAACGCCAATCAGGCTGAGCAAATGAAAGTGTTTGGCGAGCTGGTGCAGCTGATCGCCAGCGGCAAACTGCACACCCGTGTTGCCGCCACCTATGACGTTAGCGAGATCAAACAAGCCGTAGCGGCCGCCGCCAGCGGTGAGCGCGATGGCAAGATCCTGATCGTACCGAAGTAA